In Portunus trituberculatus isolate SZX2019 chromosome 44, ASM1759143v1, whole genome shotgun sequence, a single window of DNA contains:
- the LOC123518845 gene encoding zinc transporter 7-like: MLPVTIDVEDTKPLLTPVSRTKLKDLLSSVIRLILSDSDSRNLFFFLLLNLTFGFVELIYGVWTNSLGLISDAFHMFFDCSGLLVGLAAKVITKWRANERFTYGYVRAEILGGFINGLLLLFVSFFIFAESVERLMEPPEVKHERLFVVSVLGFFVNLVGIFVFQHGGGHGHSHGGHGHSHGDHGHSHGDSHHGHSHNGHAHHGHSHGGGAPSQIMQGVYLHILADTLGSIGVIVSSILMYLFGWMIADPICSLFIAVLILVSVLGLLRNSVEILMQRQPRELDDLLPNCFYKIHALPGVFSVQEPHFWTLCSGQYVGNVKLEVSGAADPRYLVQQTRAIFSTVGVTQLYVQLDYTTM; this comes from the coding sequence ATGTTGCCTGTTACTATTGATGTGGAGGATACCAAGCCTCTCCTGACTCCTGTCAGTCGCACAAAACTCAAAGACTTACTGAGCAGTGTTATTCGTCTCATTCTTTCAGACTCAGATTCCcgcaatctttttttctttcttcttttgaatCTGACCTTTGGCTTTGTTGAGCTGATCTATGGAGTGTGGACCAACAGTCTGGGTCTTATCTCGGATGCCTTCCATATGTTCTTTGATTGCTCTGGTCTGCTGGTGGGCCTGGCTGCCAAAGTCATCACCAAGTGGCGGGCAAATGAACGTTTTACTTATGGATATGTGAGGGCAGAGATCTTGGGTGGTTTCATTAAtgggttattgttgttatttgtctctttcttcatctttgcaGAAAGTGTAGAGCGCCTCATGGAGCCTCCTGAGGTGAAGCACGAACGTCTCTTTGTTGTGTCTGTCCTAGGCTTCTTTGTTAACCTCGTTGGGATATTTGTATTCCAGCATGGGGGAGGTCATGGTCATTCTCATGGTGGTCACGGCCACTCGCATGGGGATCATGGCCACTCACATGGGGACAGCCACCATGGTCATTCTCACAATGGCCATGCACATCATGGTCATTCCCATGGTGGAGGTGCACCATCACAGATCATGCAAGGAGTCTACTTACACATCTTGGCAGATACCTTGGGGTCAATTGGAGTCATAGTGTCATCTATTCTTATGTACCTATTTGGATGGATGATTGCAGACCCTATCTGCTCCCTCTTCATAGCAGTGTTGATCCTAGTCAGTGTACTCGGCCTCCTTCGGAACTCTGTGGAAATCTTGATGCAGCGGCAACCCAGGGAGTTGGACGACTTACTACCAAACTGTTTCTACAAGATTCATGCATTACCAGGAGTGTTCAGTGTCCAAGAGCCCCACTTCTGGACATTATGCTCAGGACAGTATGTGGGGAATGTGAAGCTGGAGGTGTCTGGTGCAGCAGACCCAAGATATCTCGTGCAACAAACTCGGGCCATCTTCTCCACAGTGGGCGTAACACAGCTTTATGTTCAGCTGGACTATACCACCATGTAG